GCTAatcaatgttcctggattctgttccagtacaaacctgttctccgcaagttactgccaacttctccacatgaatcagaggtggacgaatgatttcagacacaatgtcttttatcaaatcgtaacggagaacatacggcccgtccgaggatcgaactcacgactctgcgatccgtagatcggcgctctccctgttgagctaagcggacagGGTGCATTGCGCTAAACGGACAGACAGTACCAAACATCAAATATAGTTTTATCTTGGATGAAAAGCTCAACTGAAAGAGAGCATGTTATCTATCATATAGAATGCCTTCACATGTTGtaacaaaatgtcagaaaaacaaaattacaagagGGAAAGAATGTAACAATGTATATTGGCATTAGATCTTGGATTGCGAACGTTCGGTACAGCACGATAACACTTCATGTACTTAACGGGAAGAGCAAGAATATTTTAGTTTATGAATATCTAGATGGCGGAATTTTGTAGATTGAATCAGGATCATCATCTTCGTCTACTTGACTACGTGGCCTTGGATAGTCATACAGATCTTCCGCTTTCGGCTCGTCTGTATCAGAATCAGCGCTTACATCTCCATTAATTCTTACAGTCATTCCAGAGGAATCAGGTAAGCTGTCGTCTTCTGAACACTGTTCCTCGTGTACTGTCTGCCCAAATGTAGTTTCAGTTGTACGACTTCTTTGAGTTTCATTCACAGGCGCTCTCACTGGAACAGCTGGTAGAAAGTCGTTTGGATCGAGTCTTTTCTTTTTTGATACACGTGGTTGAGCTACTGGTGGTCTCGAAGAATGTAATCCACATTCACTTGCAATTCTTTTAGGCAAATGTTCTTCTGGCTGGTTTTCACCCTGTAAATATGACAAACTAGTAACTTGCATACTCTGTACTCTCCTTATGTCAACATTAGTATAAATGTCATCTGCATCGTCTTCAGTGTATCTTAGCTGATTTTCCTGAAACTGTTCAACGTTATCGCTGTCATTATTTTCAAGTTGCATAGCTACATATTCTCCATCATCTACATCATCATTTGCGATAATTCTTTTCTTGTCTTCTGTACCATTTGTGTCAGTATCTTCATTCTCTGATGTAACATCATCGCCACCAATAGGTCCTGCTAAGTCGTAGTCACCAATTGTATTTTCAATTATCTGAAACCTTTTGGTTTTCATGGTAGATTCCTTTACAGCTGAAGCAGCTTCACGAGTCACTACTATGTCATCTTCTGAATGCTTTTCAGTAATCTCAGGATCTGAATCCGTATTCGATGCTTCTCCGTCCCTTTCAATTACGTAATCTTTTAGATTATACGACTTATCGTCAGAGCCAAATACTTCAGTTTCTTTTTCTTCGTAGCTCCTGTTGAAGGATTGGTCTTTTTCTGCAGCTATCTCCACGTCGTGGTTAAAGGCGTCAGAGTTGGTAAATATGTTACTAGGTTGTAGTTCTATGTCTGGATTGAAACCGCCTGAAATGACATATTAAACACTGGTATTCTagtcatatttttacaaaataccaACTTCGGAATGCATAAACATTGTGTAGAATAACGTATAATTACTTGTACAGTTAACATTGtgtaaaataacatatatttgCTTGTTCGTAATCCATGAACATAGTGTAGAATAACATGAAATTACTGGTACGTAATCCATGAAAATTGTATAGATTATCAAAAAATACTGGTATTGAGTCCATGAACATGGTGTAGAATAACATATAATTACTGGTTTGCAATTCATGAATTTTCGTTAGATTAACATGTAATTACCAGAACGGAATCCATGAACTTTGCCTAGATTAACTGACAAATGTTACATGAatgaaatacagttcaaatatgaaAGTTAATAGAAAACGTATCAAATTCTCACTGTTAACTTCAGCGCCATCCTCTTCATACCAACTTGCGTGTGGCTTTGGTGTAGGTATTGTGTGAGTTCTTTCAATCTGCCAAACCCTCACATTTTCTTTGCTACATCTGTTAGGtgtatacgaaacatttacttaATCATTGAGATATTGCccattgttaaagatatttttcatttaatctttagCCTACAGGCGGCAAGTaattgtgcctttgcgaccagttcagaccaagatcagcctgcatgtccgtgcaggctgatcatggtctgcacagttcgcgAATTttgtcggtaaattttcagtgaacacacctttaAATGATAAGcggcactgcccaaattggatgatggaccagtccattttagaaatttaggataGTAAAGGTTAAATACTAAACAGGGACAAGATCAATTTAAGAAATGACCGTGTAATATCAAGTGTCCTACCTTGAGATGCTATTTACATTCAAAAATTGTACAGATACTATTTGGATTCAAATTGAATAAATGC
The sequence above is a segment of the Mercenaria mercenaria strain notata chromosome 3, MADL_Memer_1, whole genome shotgun sequence genome. Coding sequences within it:
- the LOC128556043 gene encoding uncharacterized protein LOC128556043 → MNGGTNGTNFDLTMNSVSTPSVTDTTALSNVTTNDSAKLTENTTSLKTVTWGSTRDGASHFSGVSSFTSTDGIIRGIVDNSTLQTYESNVSTTLVVGVVVPVLIVVAVVSIILICVFRKRGCSKENVRVWQIERTHTIPTPKPHASWYEEDGAEVNSGFNPDIELQPSNIFTNSDAFNHDVEIAAEKDQSFNRSYEEKETEVFGSDDKSYNLKDYVIERDGEASNTDSDPEITEKHSEDDIVVTREAASAVKESTMKTKRFQIIENTIGDYDLAGPIGGDDVTSENEDTDTNGTEDKKRIIANDDVDDGEYVAMQLENNDSDNVEQFQENQLRYTEDDADDIYTNVDIRRVQSMQVTSLSYLQGENQPEEHLPKRIASECGLHSSRPPVAQPRVSKKKRLDPNDFLPAVPVRAPVNETQRSRTTETTFGQTVHEEQCSEDDSLPDSSGMTVRINGDVSADSDTDEPKAEDLYDYPRPRSQVDEDDDPDSIYKIPPSRYS